A stretch of the bacterium genome encodes the following:
- a CDS encoding alpha/beta hydrolase, translating into MKTSDFTFPSSDGTEVFVYMWAANTPKGVVQIAHGMGEHAGRYARLARALVEAGYTAYANDHRGHGRTARDADDLGVFGDSDGWNRLVEDMGALNERIKADCPGLPVVLLGHSMGSAAAQQYLVDRGDSLTAAALSGSTAFDGMAPLIETIAAEAKRLGPRGKSDLLDSLSFGAFNQAFEPARTPFDWLSRDEAEVDAYIADEHCGFTVTAQALLEMLEGALRFSDPAEIARIPKNLPVFLTAGDQDPVNNSLVGLETLLERYRAAGIEDLGWKFYPGARHEVFNETNRDEVTSDLIEWLNSVVPETGA; encoded by the coding sequence ATGAAAACATCTGATTTCACCTTCCCTTCCAGCGACGGTACCGAGGTATTCGTCTACATGTGGGCGGCGAACACCCCGAAAGGCGTGGTCCAGATCGCCCACGGCATGGGCGAACACGCCGGTCGATACGCGCGACTCGCGCGCGCGCTGGTCGAGGCCGGATACACCGCCTACGCGAACGACCATCGCGGGCACGGTCGCACGGCACGCGACGCGGACGACCTGGGCGTTTTCGGCGACTCCGACGGATGGAATCGCCTGGTCGAGGACATGGGAGCACTCAACGAGCGCATCAAAGCCGATTGCCCCGGCCTGCCGGTCGTACTTCTGGGCCACAGCATGGGATCAGCAGCCGCCCAACAATACCTCGTCGACCGAGGAGATTCGCTGACGGCCGCTGCGCTGTCCGGTTCGACGGCCTTTGACGGAATGGCACCGTTGATCGAAACCATCGCTGCCGAAGCCAAGCGACTCGGCCCGCGCGGCAAGAGCGACCTGCTCGACAGTCTGTCCTTTGGCGCATTCAACCAGGCGTTCGAGCCCGCGCGCACGCCCTTCGATTGGTTGAGCCGGGATGAAGCGGAGGTCGACGCCTACATCGCCGACGAACATTGTGGCTTCACGGTCACAGCACAAGCTCTACTGGAGATGCTCGAAGGCGCGCTGCGCTTTTCAGACCCAGCCGAGATCGCGCGCATTCCCAAGAACCTGCCCGTCTTCCTGACGGCGGGTGATCAAGATCCCGTGAACAATTCGCTGGTCGGCCTCGAGACACTCCTCGAGCGCTACCGCGCTGCCGGGATTGAAGACCTTGGCTGGAAATTCTATCCGGGGGCGCGTCACGAGGTCTTCAACGAGACGAACCGGGACGAAGTCACTTCCGACCTCATCGAATGGCTCAACTCCGTGGTGCCCGAGACTGGAGCTTAG
- a CDS encoding alpha/beta hydrolase, protein MPNVEANGICIEYETMGAPDARPLVMLMGLGSQLVAWETEFCRQIAEHGHFVILPDNRDVGLSTKFESAGPLNALQTQADLVAGKPVELPYTLDDMADDTIALLDALEIDRAHVMGVSMGGMIAQTAALRHPKRVSSLISIMSTTGNPEVPPATPEAMAVLLEDPPGEREANIEAALRTWKVIGSPGFPFDEARIRGRAERSFDRCFHPDGSSRQLAAVLAHGNRKPALAGLATPTLVVHGTQDSLVPVEGGRDTADAIPGSELLLIEGMGHDLPREAWPRLVAAISTHTGKSEASTR, encoded by the coding sequence ATGCCAAACGTCGAAGCCAACGGAATTTGCATCGAGTACGAAACAATGGGCGCACCTGACGCGCGCCCCCTCGTCATGCTGATGGGACTCGGTTCCCAGCTCGTGGCCTGGGAGACCGAGTTCTGCCGACAGATCGCGGAGCACGGGCACTTCGTGATCCTGCCGGACAATCGCGATGTGGGTCTGTCGACGAAGTTCGAATCCGCGGGTCCGTTGAATGCGCTGCAGACCCAGGCCGATCTGGTTGCCGGCAAGCCGGTCGAGCTTCCCTACACCCTCGACGATATGGCGGACGATACGATTGCTCTACTCGATGCACTGGAGATCGACCGGGCCCACGTCATGGGCGTGTCGATGGGCGGCATGATCGCGCAAACGGCTGCGCTGCGACATCCGAAGCGCGTATCGAGCCTGATTTCGATCATGTCGACGACCGGCAACCCGGAGGTTCCCCCCGCGACTCCAGAAGCCATGGCCGTCCTTCTCGAAGATCCGCCTGGCGAGCGCGAAGCCAACATCGAAGCGGCCTTGCGCACATGGAAGGTGATCGGCAGTCCGGGCTTCCCGTTCGATGAGGCGCGCATTCGCGGCCGAGCCGAGCGTTCTTTCGATCGCTGCTTCCATCCCGACGGATCTTCCCGCCAGCTTGCAGCGGTCCTGGCCCACGGCAATCGCAAGCCCGCACTCGCTGGACTGGCTACTCCAACGCTGGTCGTTCACGGAACCCAGGATTCACTGGTTCCGGTGGAGGGCGGCCGGGATACCGCCGATGCGATTCCCGGATCGGAACTCCTGCTGATCGAGGGCATGGGGCACGACCTGCCACGCGAGGCCTGGCCGCGTCTGGTTGCGGCGATCTCGACCCACACCGGGAAAAGCGAAGCTAGTACTCGCTAA